The nucleotide window TCGCGATCTCCGTCGGAATGCTCGCGACGGGCTGGGCCGGCTGGATCGCCGGCACGGCCTTCGGGACGCGTGCCGTCTGGTTCGTGTGGGTCCTCCTCCTGGCCCTGGGCGCCCGGGCCGGCGGCGAGCTCCGGCGGGACGCGTGCCGCCTCTTTCGGCGGCTCGCCGCCCTCGCCCGGTCGGCCCCGCTCCTCTCGGCGGCGTTCCTCGCCGCGGCGCTCCTTCTCGTTCCGACGCTCCTGCTCCCCCTGCTGGACTCGGACGGGATCCGCTACCAGGTCGCCCATCCGAAGCTCTATCTCCTGACCGGCGAAGTCTCGACCTACCGCTGGGACGTGACGGGCTACTTCCCACAGCTCGCGCCGATGCTCTACCTCGTGGCGACGGCGCTCGGCGGAGGAGAGGCCTGCAAGCTCGTCCACGCCGGCTTCGCGCTCCTCTCGGCCGGCGCCCTGGCCCTGATCGTCCATCGCGGGCGGAGAACGCGGGCGGCGGCGGTTGCCGCGGCGCTCCTCGCCTTCGTCGCGCCGGTGGCGGCCGCCCCGGCGTCCGCCGCGTTCGTCGACCACGTCGCCCTCTTCCACGTCCTCGTGGCGGCGCTCCTCGTCGCCGCGCGCGCCCCGTCGACCCTCGCGGGCCTCGCGCTCGGAGCGGCCTTCGCGACGAAGATGACGACGGCACCCTTCATTGCCGGTCTGGCGTTGGCGGCCATCGCGGTCCGGCCCGCCGCGACCCGTCTCCGGGAAGCCGCGCTCCTCGTCGGCGTCCTCGCGGTGACGTACCTGCCGTTCGGCGTCCGGAACCTCGTTCTCACGAGAGACCCGTTCTTCCCCATCGGGTACGGGCTCACCGGGATCCCGATCCCGGGGGTGGCGAAGGAGGGGCTGGACTGGGCGGTCTCCTACCGCAAGGAAGCGCACGGGCTCCTCGCGGTCGGGTTCCTCCCGTTCCAGGACGGCTTCGCGTGGGACGACGTCGCCGGTCCGCAGGCGCTCCTCGGTCTCGTCGCGGTCGCCGTCCTCCTGCGCGAGAAGAGGCTCCGCATCCTCCTCCTGCCCGTCCTCTTCTCCCTCGTCGCCGCCTCGTTCTGGCACCCGCCGGCACGCTACTTCCTCCCGCTCTTCGCTGCGCTCGCCGCGTTCCTCGCGGTCGCGCTCTCGAAGGCCGGGCCCCGCGCGCTCACGGCGACGACCCTCGTCATGGCCGGCATCTCGGCCTCGGCCTCGGCGCCGGACCTCCTCGTCGGGTTCTCGGCGTTCGACCACCTCGCCGGTCGCGTGACGGCGGAAGCGGTGAGAACGGGCGGCGATCCCGGGCTACCGTGCGGCCCGGCACGTCAACGCCCTGCCCGGGGGCCGCGTGATGGCGCTCGACTTCCCGGGGCCCTTCTACTTCCAACGGCCGTGGGTCGTCGAGGGTGTCCTCAACGAACCTCCTCTCCGCCTCTGGCTCGCCGAGGGGGCGGACGGCGCCGGTCTCCTCGGGCGCTGCCGCGCGCTGGACGTCACGCACCTCCTCGTCACGCCTGGCTGGGGCGGGGGGACGCCGACGAGCCTCTACCCTCTGGCGCGGAGCCGGGAAGAGGCGGAGGCGGTCGTCGCCTTCCGGTCGAAGCTCAGGCTCGTCGCGACGGTCGACGGGGTCGACATCTTCGAGCTGCCGCCGCGGTGACGGGCGCGGCGAGGACGGAGCGCGCCTCGCCGAGCTTGCGCTCGAAGGCGGCAACGTCGTTGCGCTCGACGAGCGCGCGCCACGAGGCGAGCTCGCGCTCGAGGAGGTCGAAGAGGCCAGGCGTCGCGGGGTTGCGGGCCTGGATCGGAAGCGTCAGGTCGGGCGCCTGGTGGAGGATCGGGGCCGCCAGCTCGCAGAGCCTGCGGAAGCTCGTCGAAGCGAGGCCGTCGAGGCTCTTCACCTTCACCCCCTCGCGCGCGAGGGCCGAGCCGGCGAGGAGGGAGAGGAGGTGGGCGAGGCCGAGCGTCCGGGCGATCCAGGCGTCGTGCGCGCCGATCGGCATCGTCGCCACCTTCAGCCCCTGCCCGGAGAAGAGGCGCGCGGCCGCGCGCGTGGCCGCGGGGACGCCCGCGTCGCAGACGATGAGGTTCTGGCCTTCGAACGAGCGGACGCCCGGCCCGAACATCGGGTGGACCGAGGCGACGGAAAGGCCGCGGCGGGCGGCCTCTGCGTAGAGCGGCAGGAGCGGCCCCTTGACGCTCGCCACGTCGAGGACGAGGCCGGGGGGCGAGAGGGAGAGGAGCTCGGCGAGGACGGCCGGCGTCGCCTCGAGGGAAACGGAGACGACGACGGCGTCGGCGGCCGCGGCGATCTCGAGCGGGACCGAAGGAAAGCCCGGCAGGCGCCTTCCCG belongs to Holophagales bacterium and includes:
- a CDS encoding prephenate dehydrogenase, whose product is MPARAVVRRAGGKRVLLVGGAGRMGRLLARAFRDAGHSIAIHDPGRRLPGFPSVPLEIAAAADAVVVSVSLEATPAVLAELLSLSPPGLVLDVASVKGPLLPLYAEAARRGLSVASVHPMFGPGVRSFEGQNLIVCDAGVPAATRAAARLFSGQGLKVATMPIGAHDAWIARTLGLAHLLSLLAGSALAREGVKVKSLDGLASTSFRRLCELAAPILHQAPDLTLPIQARNPATPGLFDLLERELASWRALVERNDVAAFERKLGEARSVLAAPVTAAAARRCRPRRPSRRA